In Cryptomeria japonica chromosome 1, Sugi_1.0, whole genome shotgun sequence, the sequence CATGAGGTTTAGTATGAGATACAATCACAAAGTGACCTTAAGGGAAACTATTAATGATATATTATTGAGGTAGATGAATCGTTCTGACTGGATATATATATGTGCTGCACAAAGTGAAGACCTATTGATATTAATATTATCAATAATTTAATCTTTCGTTCACAGATATATGTTGTTCTAGTTTTATAGAATCCACAATAAATAAAGATTTTCTTCACAGGTACATGTTGTTCAAATAATAATGACATTGATTAGTTAATAGGCAACATGAATTttcatttgaaaataaaaaattcttcatACTTTAACTATAAACTTTTACAACTAAGTAGTCCCTAAAAGTTTCTCTATATAGAAACCGTCAATTTTTTAAGAATTGATGTTGCTGAAGGATATAAAAAGGAACAAAGAAAGAGAGCAAGGCAATAATGTAAGTCATGTTTCTCAAAATTTATCTGGTCTTAATTTTCAAGAGAATATTAAATGCAATATCCTTTGAAATATCGGCAATAATTATGAAATATGAACACAAGAACATAAGAAGAAAACACTGTAATTATTATTCACCCACAATTATCATCAAATCCTATGCTGCTTATCAGGAGCCTAGGAGGACAGCCTGCATTGCTTTTCATACTGGAAGTCATTAGACTGCAAGGTGTCCGCACACCACACAAAGATGCCGTGGAGCTTGCCAGAGTCTCTAAGGTTTCTGCACGCCAAAAAGAAGCCATTCGCAGGTGACAAACCTTCACTTCCCTCCATCACGAAACTAGCCAGCACTTTTGCACCGCTACAGCGAGACTCCTGAGCGTTGAAATAGTTCATGAACTCTGATACGCTGGTGCTCGAGTCGTAGGCATAAAATTTGAAATTCACATAGTCAATTGAACCGCCATAGTTTTTCGAGAGTGCAGTGTAATGGGACTGTATTTTATTCCTCTTTGGTTCTCTCATATTTGGGAGATAATGTCTTTGTAGATGCCATAGCAAATAAAACTAATAACATGGACAAAGAGCTACCAAATATACACCCATATTAAATGGTCGTTGACtccttaatttcaaatttaaaaataaaattttaattaaggtGGTGGAATTGAACACATATATTAGTatcataaattaaattaaagtgtttattgtttttgataaggataaaCGGGTTTTAGAAGGACCTGAAACGTAAAGTTTTACAACAGCCAGCCAACAGACAGTTCGGCAAGAAACAACAGCAAAACAGGAAAGCAACCCCGAAcagaaacaaagacaaaagaaacaTAGACAAACAAGCCAAAGAAAAAAAAACTCTCAGTTAAGCGAGAGCACCAGATCCTTgctcttttggatggaaatcttgttgatttccttaagctcctccatgatgaatctggaggtacccttgttgttgtTTCTGGTCCTGGTTTTGGAACTAGgtccagtggttttgttgtctctagcagccacatcatctcctccaagatcttttGTTGGGTCACTATGGAAGGATCTGTAATCAACAACCATctcattaatcttttcaagcccctcaatgctattgttcatggcttctttactagtGTCAAccagattcttgatatttttcttaatctcagccatggattgttccaccttatcaatcctttgttcatggTTACATTTCATTACCTCAACATTCTAagagagtttttgagtcatgaCCATGAGTTTTTCCGGCTTGCTGGGTTCAGGGGAAATagtgaaaatgtcaattatttctttaaccccCATCTTGAGGGTGTCGATTTTGGGCTCGACCCACTTCCAACAGTACTCTTGGCTTCTGGTGACTTCCATGACAAGATTCATTAGACTACCATCTTTTCCCTAATTATCTTTttggacattgatagggatgtccagtttaatcccttggtccGGAATCTTCGGGTTGTGATCCTTCACTTCGAACTTTTTTTTTTGGTGAGGGGTTTGACCTTGGAGATCAGCttgttgttggtttttgtatttactAGCTGCCCATCCGGGGGGGTTCTTGCTGCCGAGCATCTCAGGAGtgaccatcttttccttttcatccGCAAGTTCGTATTCAGGGTTATCAACAGGAACCCCACTATTGTCCAAGTCCATCTCCGAATCAGAGACATCTTGGACCTTTGTATGCAGACCAATCTTAGCAAGtgggggcacaatttcaagggatttggcatgttccatgataaggacaataagtccctcatgCAGAACATGTTAGGGTTTTCTAGGTGCTTTTCTAggctattctcaagggaggaggcaagatggtagggaacaaagataattttaccttggcaaaaatgatttaagatagtgaAATGGTAAGAGAAGATACTTGCATACATGTCATCAAGGGTGATGTAGCTCATTATAAACTCTGCCATGTCAACCCATggggccatgaggtcttttctattatagccgccatcggccatcttggtgactctggagAGCTCCTTATCTGGATTGTTTATTGTGTTTTAAGAAGAAAGAAATAGTTAAAAtattgttaaaaaaattaaataataattcttTAAATTAAAGTAAGTGAGTAAAATGTTTATAATACATATTATCATTAATGTATATATGTCATAATGTATTCTTCTTAATTTTAGTCTTTTATACTATCTTTCGCTATGAAATAGACTTAAAAATCCTGTTCAAaaatttaaataatcattcatAAAGTCAAATTAAGCATCTAAGTGGTTtgcaatacaaattattttgtcaatttaTTTTGTCAATGTATATATGTcataatgtatttattttattttttatattttttaatgctATCTTCATTAATGCTTTAAACCTtgtgatttttttattaaatactTATTTTTTAAAACTAAGTTAAATTTATGGTCAATTTATGAAGATACCAATGGCATGGTATCACACCTAAAATTCAAGGCTTTTCACAAATGTAAAGAATGTCGAGCAACAAGAAAAGATATTAGTAAAAGTAAGTGCAAGTCTATGAAAATACAATTGTAATGCCAACCAATAACTAAGTAGACAAACAAAAAAAACCTAATGTCAAAGAAGCATCCAAATGAGTGAGTTTCAGTTAGAAACCATGACATAGGATGTCATATTAATTTGAATTTGGGTAATAATAAAATGATTACATCATTTTAATGAGATGCTTATCTTCATATTTCTAAGTATTTATATCCTTATGATGAACCAAACTAGCTAATATAACGTAATCCATTTTTTATCTAATCTATAAGAAGCAAGCCCCACTTATACCACTAGTAAGACACAAAGAAAAAATGATCTTCCTAGAGAGCCAATGAGAACATTTTCAAAACAATTTAAAAATGTGGAGAAAACCAAAGAATATCCTACACAATTGTGTCGAGCTTATGCTATCCTCTCCGCTTAGCCCACTTAATGGAGAACAAGAATAAATAATAGCAAGTGAACTTGGATTAACCCTTGTCTTTATGTGATCCATAATTTAGATACAATAACCTTGAGAAATTATGAATGCGGTAGACAAAACAAATTGAAACTTGGAAATAGTGATGGTTGTTGCTTATACAAGAAATTACTATTgtatttatattaacaaataatATATTCATCCCTAGTGAATCCATGGCATAGCCACCACTATGCAATATTAAAGTGAGAATGCTATGCCGATATAggataaattataaaattaattgttttttaaaATGTTATCAATTGACATAGATGATTTTCAGCTTTCAAATGGCCAGGGGAAGATAATAATGGTCTATGTGATGGTTTTTCACATATGAACAAGGGTTAGCTCTTTATATGTGCATGGATTCGTGTACAATAGTTATGGTGATTGATTTCTACTAATGAATGACTATGTGCATGATTTTTTTTCTAATGATCTATTTTCTGCATTTATATGTATAGTTAATTTTATGATTTGAGGATTCTTGATATTTCATGTTTGTTTTAGACCTATGGCTATATATCTTTACTTAAAAAATAAACCTTATGGATGTGTTTACTATGAAATATTATATGTTAATCTTATATTATTTTTGCAATGAAAGTTAATGAAGATGAAGTAATTAGTATAACCTATTGTGCAATTTAAATATTAGCTTGTCGAATAAGAGAAAATCAATAGTGACATTGTAGTGAGTATCATTAGAGCTCACCTTGTCTATTTAGAGAGTAAGGTAATTTGTATTGTGTTACttattttgtgattttatttgtgTCATTTGTAATGTGAAGCTTTCTTTAAATTATGGTGTATTATTGTGTGAGGTGTGAATAAGCATATTGTAGTATTGTAAATTGTATCCTTGTACAATTTTATGCTCAGTTGGATCACACTTAGGTGAGTCTCCTTCCTTTCCCTGATTATGCCTAAGTATTCTCAGAACAAGGTTAAATATGAGGTCTCTATTCTTTGCTTTTGTTTTCTAACCCTGTTCTCACCTAGGAAGACTACACTAGTGCACCTAGCAGCATAGTTCCCCTAGAATAGGGTGGTAGGAACCATAGTCTAGCCAATATGGGCCCAAATTTAAACCCTACAATAGTCTGAAAAATAATGAGTGGGAAACGATACCCAATGCCAACCTTCTTCATAATTTTCAGCACATTTCATGAGTTTGAGTATAAAA encodes:
- the LOC131034144 gene encoding chitinase 2-like produces the protein MREPKRNKIQSHYTALSKNYGGSIDYVNFKFYAYDSSTSVSEFMNYFNAQESRCSGAKVLASFVMEGSEGLSPANGFFLACRNLRDSGKLHGIFVWCADTLQSNDFQYEKQCRLSS